One Festucalex cinctus isolate MCC-2025b chromosome 3, RoL_Fcin_1.0, whole genome shotgun sequence DNA window includes the following coding sequences:
- the LOC144016718 gene encoding olfactomedin-like isoform X1: protein MLFLLFLLVSEVPQSNCQVQHVSGQMKNGSCACEVNTNMWLFPAKKYEAALQQVESCEDSLTRLQEQVHLSNQRLPEFHAVVDDITARLEPYQYLNDKGIYAALLLRQLGEELNNLEADIKTMSLQVNNAETTKISKEVHKLRKDVDKMQMVNSINMKTVKERLRYLKNSVESCLSIPRDFKGHQSYCLKGLMNNISAPVITKLSPYGKNIIAGSWGQQAQMDSEDLKNIFWIQPLLNNHISGNILRIYQSYEDFMASAHHKDLTLAPSNTHANTVEGPSAVLYGEALYYHCYDSADVCRYDLSNKAVTRVQLPGLGKDYRKFPYCYFDCRTSSDVDVEVDEAGLWVIYATIGSHGNLVVSKLSWDSEAETLNITQTWETRLFKKAATNAFMKCGVLYATRVLDDFHEEVFYAFDTATGKEDNTLAMPMEKISKGVASLSYNPVNRQLYMYNDGYLLAYQTQF, encoded by the exons ATGCTGTTCTTGCTATTCCTACTGGTATCCGAGGTGCCG CAGAGTAACTGCCAGGTTCAACATGTGTCGGGTCAGATGAAAAATGGCTCATGTGCATGTGAGGTGAACACCAACATGTGGTTGTTCCCAGCTAAGAAGTACGAGGCCGCACTGCAACAAGTGGAATCTTGTGAGGATTCCCTTACACGGCTACAAGAACAG GTGCATCTGTCAAATCAGCGTCTGCCTGAGTTCCATGCAGTAGTTGATGACATAACAGCGCGGCTGGAGCCTTACCAGTACCTAAATGATAAGGGCATTTATGCTGCCTTATTGCTGCGTCAACTGGGTGAAGAACTCAACAATTTGGAGGCCGATATTAAAACAATGTCCCTTCAAGTGAACAACgctgaaacaacaaaaatatcaaaagag GTCCACAAACTGCGAAAAGACGTTGACAAGATGCAAATGGTGAACTCAATCAACATGAAGACTGTAAAAGAGAGACTCCGCTACCTGAAAAACAGTGTTGAGTCGTGCTTGTCAATCCCCAGagattttaaag GTCATCAAAGTTATTGCCTCAAGGGTTTAATGAACAACATCAGTGCACCGGTCATCACTAAACTCAGTCCGTATGGTAAAAATATCATCGCTGGCTCATGGGGCCAACAAGCCCAAATGGACAGCGAAGACCTGAAAAACATCTTCTGGATTCAGCCTTTGCTTAACAACCACATCTCAGGCAATATCCTGAGAATATACCAATCTTACGAAGACTTCATGGCCTCTGCACACCACAAAGATTTGACCCTAGCTCCATCCAACACCCATGCCAATACTGTGGAAGGCCCCAGTGCTGTCCTGTATGGAGAGGCTTTGTACTATCACTGCTACGACTCTGCAGATGTCTGCCGCTATGACCTGAGCAACAAGGCTGTCACGAGGGTCCAACTTCCCGGACTTGGGAAGGATTACAGAAAGTTCCCTTATTGTTACTTTGACTGTCGGACCTCCAGTGATGTGGATGTGGAAGTCGATGAGGCGGGGCTATGGGTCATCTATGCCACCATAGGTAGCCACGGTAATCTGGTGGTAAGCAAACTGTCATGGGACAGTGAGGCCGAAACGCTCAATATCACACAGACGTGGGAAACCAGGCTGTTCAAGAAGGCAGCGACCAACGCGTTCATGAAATGCGGTGTGCTGTATGCTACTCGCGTTTTGGATGATTTCCACGAAGAGGTGTTCTACGCCTTTGATACAGCAACAGGCAAAGAGGACAATACACTTGCAATGCCGATGGAGAAAATCAGTAAGGGAGTTGCGAGTCTGAGTTACAACCCAGTCAACAGGCAGCTCTACATGTACAACGATGGATATCTTCTCGCCTATCAAACCcaattttaa
- the LOC144016718 gene encoding olfactomedin-like isoform X2, whose amino-acid sequence MLFLLFLLVSEVPSNCQVQHVSGQMKNGSCACEVNTNMWLFPAKKYEAALQQVESCEDSLTRLQEQVHLSNQRLPEFHAVVDDITARLEPYQYLNDKGIYAALLLRQLGEELNNLEADIKTMSLQVNNAETTKISKEVHKLRKDVDKMQMVNSINMKTVKERLRYLKNSVESCLSIPRDFKGHQSYCLKGLMNNISAPVITKLSPYGKNIIAGSWGQQAQMDSEDLKNIFWIQPLLNNHISGNILRIYQSYEDFMASAHHKDLTLAPSNTHANTVEGPSAVLYGEALYYHCYDSADVCRYDLSNKAVTRVQLPGLGKDYRKFPYCYFDCRTSSDVDVEVDEAGLWVIYATIGSHGNLVVSKLSWDSEAETLNITQTWETRLFKKAATNAFMKCGVLYATRVLDDFHEEVFYAFDTATGKEDNTLAMPMEKISKGVASLSYNPVNRQLYMYNDGYLLAYQTQF is encoded by the exons ATGCTGTTCTTGCTATTCCTACTGGTATCCGAGGTGCCG AGTAACTGCCAGGTTCAACATGTGTCGGGTCAGATGAAAAATGGCTCATGTGCATGTGAGGTGAACACCAACATGTGGTTGTTCCCAGCTAAGAAGTACGAGGCCGCACTGCAACAAGTGGAATCTTGTGAGGATTCCCTTACACGGCTACAAGAACAG GTGCATCTGTCAAATCAGCGTCTGCCTGAGTTCCATGCAGTAGTTGATGACATAACAGCGCGGCTGGAGCCTTACCAGTACCTAAATGATAAGGGCATTTATGCTGCCTTATTGCTGCGTCAACTGGGTGAAGAACTCAACAATTTGGAGGCCGATATTAAAACAATGTCCCTTCAAGTGAACAACgctgaaacaacaaaaatatcaaaagag GTCCACAAACTGCGAAAAGACGTTGACAAGATGCAAATGGTGAACTCAATCAACATGAAGACTGTAAAAGAGAGACTCCGCTACCTGAAAAACAGTGTTGAGTCGTGCTTGTCAATCCCCAGagattttaaag GTCATCAAAGTTATTGCCTCAAGGGTTTAATGAACAACATCAGTGCACCGGTCATCACTAAACTCAGTCCGTATGGTAAAAATATCATCGCTGGCTCATGGGGCCAACAAGCCCAAATGGACAGCGAAGACCTGAAAAACATCTTCTGGATTCAGCCTTTGCTTAACAACCACATCTCAGGCAATATCCTGAGAATATACCAATCTTACGAAGACTTCATGGCCTCTGCACACCACAAAGATTTGACCCTAGCTCCATCCAACACCCATGCCAATACTGTGGAAGGCCCCAGTGCTGTCCTGTATGGAGAGGCTTTGTACTATCACTGCTACGACTCTGCAGATGTCTGCCGCTATGACCTGAGCAACAAGGCTGTCACGAGGGTCCAACTTCCCGGACTTGGGAAGGATTACAGAAAGTTCCCTTATTGTTACTTTGACTGTCGGACCTCCAGTGATGTGGATGTGGAAGTCGATGAGGCGGGGCTATGGGTCATCTATGCCACCATAGGTAGCCACGGTAATCTGGTGGTAAGCAAACTGTCATGGGACAGTGAGGCCGAAACGCTCAATATCACACAGACGTGGGAAACCAGGCTGTTCAAGAAGGCAGCGACCAACGCGTTCATGAAATGCGGTGTGCTGTATGCTACTCGCGTTTTGGATGATTTCCACGAAGAGGTGTTCTACGCCTTTGATACAGCAACAGGCAAAGAGGACAATACACTTGCAATGCCGATGGAGAAAATCAGTAAGGGAGTTGCGAGTCTGAGTTACAACCCAGTCAACAGGCAGCTCTACATGTACAACGATGGATATCTTCTCGCCTATCAAACCcaattttaa
- the LOC144015849 gene encoding olfactomedin-4-like: MMKLDTIILLCFLFNTTQQLNLNSCACDLTSKEKAFPHETLNSVNDNALNCSQTVTAQKALELESLLLGLKLRLPQLLNDVSILEKEDDGELYGVVSLQVIENELIEIKNMIDRLNRTTKGHQQLTADSNQQLAHLREELQELEQYDTLQVEMRRKDNQRLKRALDECRNDNDHNPQPTHHPDNVCPHGKFVNITGPRFYSTGESTVNHKYGGWGRDPEPELGKENWYWRVILNVNNIYANQISFYSSLSSLTVGVKTPDNFIIHPSNPTTNTIQGPNVVLYGGALFYNCYNSDRLCRYNIATKTISTVQLPKGARYNSKGNFCHLSECYSYTDMDLATDESGVWLIYSTVQHFGNLVLSKVDITFPDDPPSLNQTWHTSVYKQAVTNTFMACGVLYATRYINQDMEEIFYSFDTSTGVERFNVGIFIKKMCPNIYFLNYSPVDQMLHVYCDAYMVSYMVLFEEIM; this comes from the exons ATGATGAAGCTCGACACGATCATTCTCTTGTGTTTTCTGTTCAACACGACACAACAG CTGAATCTAAATAGTTGTGCGTGTGACCTGACTAGCAAAGAGAAGGCGTTTCCTCATGAGACCCTCAACTCAGTGAATGACAATGCTTTAAACTGCTCTCAGACTGTCACCGCACAGAAG GCTCTGGAACTTGAAAGTCTGCTGCTTGGTTTGAAGCTGCGTCTGCCCCAACTTCTAAATGATGTGTCAATACTGGAGAAGGAGGATGATGGCGAGCTATACGGAGTTGTCAGCCTCCAGGTGATAGAAAATGAACTCATTGAGATTAAGAATATGATTGACAGGCTCAACAGAACCACCAAGGGACACCAGCAATTAACTGCTGACTCGAACCAACAG CTGGCACACCTGAGAGAAGAGCTACAGGAGTTGGAGCAATATGACACCTTGCAGGTAGAAATGAGACGTAAAGACAACCAGCGCCTGAAAAGAGCCCTGGACGAGTGCAGGAATGATAATGACCACAATCCAcagcctacacatcatccagACA ATGTTTGTCCTCATGGGAAGTTTGTGAACATTACTGGGCCCAGATTCTACTCAACAGGAGAATCTACCGTTAACCACAAGTATGGAGGCTGGGGCCGTGACCCTGAACCTGAGTTGGGGAAAGAGAACTGGTATTGGCGGGTGATTCTGAACGTCAACAACATCTATGCCAACCAAATCAGTTTCTACTCCAGCCTGAGCTCTCTGACCGTAGGAGTAAAGACACCAG ATAATTTCATCATCCATCCTTCCAATCCAACCACCAACACCATTCAGGGACCAAATGTTGTTCTATATGGCGGGGCCTTGTTCTACAATTGTTACAACAGTGACCGACTTTGTCGGTACAACATAGCAACCAAAACCATTTCTACCGTACAGTTACCCAAAGGCGCCAG gtatAACTCAAAAGGGAATTTTTGCCATCTCAGTGAATGCTACTCATACACTGACATGGACCTTGCAACAGATGAGTCAGGTGTGTGGCTCATCTACAGCACGGTCCAACACTTTGGTAACCTGGTGTTGTCCAAAGTGGACATCACATTTCCAGACGATCCACCTTCGCTCAACCAAACTTGGCACACCTCTGTCTATAAGCAGGCAGTCACCAATACTTTCATGGCCTGTGGTGTCCTCTACGCTACCCGTTATATAAATCAGGACATGGAAGAGATCTTCTACTCATTCGACACCTCAACTGGGGTGGAGAGGTTCAATGTTGGcatcttcattaaaaaaatgtgcccTAACATTTACTTCCTAAATTACAGCCCAGTGGACCAGATGTTGCACGTCTACTGTGACGCCTACATGGTCTCCTATATGGTTTTGTTTGaagaaataatgtaa
- the LOC144016719 gene encoding apelin receptor A-like, producing MEPTESPSEYYSHYEGTGDLEMCDYSQSAVSQMLFPVLYVLIFILGLLGNGAVIFTVWRTQGKRRVPLVYIGNLALADLTFVSFLPLWAVNAVLDYHWPFGWFLCKISCYVVVLNLYASVFLLTSMTFDRYLAIVHPLSSRQVRTRSRMYVSLAAVWTLSGLLALPVLIFQTTRHSMSDDYIFCTMDLSQAVSSEHQEGFWVAGLSLAMSVLLFLLPFLVMMVCYGLISCTLISHFKIHRKQHQRKRRLFKIIITVVVVFATCSIPIHALRSADALVLLHVFPITCAFMRFTMFIYPYATCLSYANSCLNPFLYAFLDLNFRSQCLRLLHLK from the coding sequence ATGGAGCCTACGGAGAGCCCTTCCGAGTACTACTCCCACTACGAGGGGACGGGGGACTTAGAAATGTGCGACTACTCTCAGTCTGCTGTATCCCAAATGCTCTTCCCGGTGCTCTACGTGCTCATCTTCATCTTGGGCCTGCTCGGCAACGGTGcagtcattttcactgtttGGCGGACGCAGGGGAAGCGCAGGGTACCGCTAGTCTACATCGGCAACCTTGCCCTGGCCGACCTGACCTTCGTGTCCTTCCTGCCACTGTGGGCGGTCAACGCGGTCTTGGACTACCACTGGCCCTTTGGATGGTTCCTGTGCAAGATCAGCTGCTACGTGGTGGTCCTCAACCTGTATGCCAGCGTTTTCCTCCTCACCAGCATGACCTTCGACCGCTACCTGGCCATCGTGCACCCGCTGTCAAGCAGGCAGGTGCGCACCCGCAGTCGCATGTACGTCTCCCTCGCCGCCGTCTGGACGCTATCGGGTCTCCTGGCTTTGCCCGTTCTCATCTTCCAGACCACCCGGCACAGTATGAGCGACGactacattttctgcacaatgGACTTAAGCCAAGCGGTGAGCAGCGAGCATCAGGAGGGGTTTTGGGTCGCTGGGTTGAGCTTGGCAATGTCCGTCCTGTTGTTCCTGCTCCCCTTCCTGGTCATGATGGTGTGTTACGGGCTCATCAGCTGTACCTTGATCAGCCACTTCAAGATCCACCGCAAGCAGCACCAACGCAAGCGGCGACTCTTTAAAATCATCATCACGGTAGTGGTGGTCTTCGCCACCTGCTCGATTCCCATCCATGCTCTGAGAAGCGCCGACGCCCTCGTCCTCCTGCACGTGTTTCCAATCACCTGCGCTTTCATGCGCTTCACGATGTTTATCTACCCGTACGCCACCTGCCTGTCCTACGCCAACAGCTGCCTCAACCCTTTCCTCTACGCCTTCTTAGACCTGAATTTCAGGTCGCAGTGCCTGCGTCTGCTTCACCTCAAGTAG